A stretch of Sulfurimonas autotrophica DSM 16294 DNA encodes these proteins:
- the cbiB gene encoding adenosylcobinamide-phosphate synthase CbiB: MNNLLIAIFAYLIDKKFGEFSFIKHPVIIIGELISFFEKKFYKNSITRGCLLVVFVLSVISFFSISLYLYLQFFNSFLNILISSFIASMFIAHKMLRDSVADILHVKNKKEALSMLVSRDTQHMSESDIYKAAIETYAENLSDGVIAPLFYLLLFNLPGIIIYKAINTMDSMVGYRNEKYENFGKCAAKLDDIANYIPSRLTALLITALAKQKNIFAFYKDGKKHESPNAGHPITAMALALHVKLGGDTSYFGKIKHKPYFGKGTDEITKEDVQNALKLL; the protein is encoded by the coding sequence GTGAATAACCTGCTTATTGCCATTTTTGCCTATTTGATTGACAAAAAATTCGGTGAATTTTCATTTATCAAGCACCCTGTTATTATTATAGGTGAATTGATAAGTTTTTTTGAAAAGAAGTTTTACAAAAACAGTATAACGCGCGGATGTCTGCTTGTCGTGTTTGTTTTAAGTGTTATTAGTTTTTTCAGTATTTCACTCTATCTGTATCTTCAGTTTTTTAACTCATTTTTAAATATTCTTATCAGCTCTTTTATAGCATCTATGTTCATAGCCCATAAAATGCTTCGTGATTCTGTTGCAGACATCTTACATGTAAAGAATAAAAAAGAGGCCCTCTCAATGCTGGTATCACGTGACACACAACATATGAGCGAGAGCGATATTTATAAAGCTGCCATAGAGACTTATGCCGAAAATTTGAGTGACGGCGTTATTGCACCGTTGTTTTATTTGTTGCTTTTTAATCTTCCGGGTATTATTATCTATAAAGCCATCAATACCATGGATTCTATGGTCGGCTACAGAAATGAAAAATATGAAAATTTCGGCAAATGTGCTGCCAAACTTGATGACATTGCAAACTACATTCCCTCTCGGCTAACAGCACTGCTTATAACGGCACTGGCAAAACAAAAAAATATTTTTGCTTTTTACAAAGACGGGAAAAAACATGAAAGTCCAAATGCGGGGCACCCTATAACCGCTATGGCACTAGCTCTACATGTAAAGTTAGGCGGTGATACATCTTACTTTGGCAAAATAAAACATAAGCCTTATTTTGGCAAGGGCACAGATGAAATAACAAAAGAAGATGTGCAAAATGCGCTCAAACTACTTTAA
- a CDS encoding nicotinate-nucleotide--dimethylbenzimidazole phosphoribosyltransferase: protein MQTYNILTNDLDSLPEGKADFLLAASVTKTCEIEGITQAGIPGMIPLTPTLDAEFITNEKVFSLGELAETPTGVPTPALITRAVHNLTPFSTIEILNLGLTAEPQNCTVHHFDIKPSQAINEGADINAKEVFVKGMEFGKSYELKGNYLILGESTPAGTTTATASALALGYDCADDFSSSFLHVPNNIKTQTINQALSLINKDMTSFEKLGIVSDNMLIFCAGFLLEASKRFQIVLAGGTQMAACLLIADKLREDVLMRVKHDNITLATTQWVTQDKNSNIAHILEQLSYKPHAIYATFNFKNTAIPILKKYDEGEAKEGVGAGSCLAYANKNTITNQTLLEQIEYLIYSM, encoded by the coding sequence ATGCAAACATACAACATACTGACAAATGATTTAGATTCCCTGCCTGAGGGCAAAGCTGACTTTTTACTCGCAGCCAGTGTTACAAAGACTTGTGAAATAGAAGGCATAACACAAGCCGGAATTCCCGGCATGATTCCTCTTACCCCTACACTTGATGCGGAATTCATTACAAATGAAAAAGTGTTTTCACTCGGTGAACTTGCTGAAACACCCACAGGTGTACCGACACCCGCACTTATTACCCGTGCCGTACATAACCTAACACCTTTTAGCACTATAGAAATTTTAAATTTGGGACTCACAGCAGAGCCTCAAAACTGCACCGTGCACCACTTTGATATAAAACCCTCCCAAGCAATAAATGAGGGTGCAGATATTAATGCAAAAGAAGTTTTTGTAAAAGGCATGGAATTTGGAAAATCATATGAGCTTAAAGGGAACTATCTTATTCTTGGGGAGAGTACACCCGCAGGCACAACGACAGCAACAGCTTCAGCCTTGGCGCTCGGCTATGACTGTGCAGATGATTTTTCCTCAAGTTTCTTACATGTACCCAATAACATTAAAACACAAACGATAAACCAAGCACTAAGTTTAATCAATAAAGATATGACAAGTTTTGAAAAACTTGGCATAGTAAGCGACAATATGCTCATTTTTTGTGCCGGATTCTTACTTGAAGCCTCGAAACGATTCCAGATTGTTTTAGCCGGCGGAACACAGATGGCAGCGTGTTTGTTAATTGCTGACAAGCTCAGAGAAGATGTTTTAATGCGTGTAAAACATGACAACATTACATTGGCAACAACACAATGGGTCACACAAGATAAAAATTCAAATATTGCCCATATACTCGAGCAGTTAAGCTACAAACCTCATGCGATTTATGCAACATTTAACTTTAAAAATACAGCAATACCAATACTTAAAAAGTATGACGAAGGCGAAGCTAAAGAGGGTGTGGGTGCTGGATCCTGTCTGGCATATGCAAACAAAAACACCATCACAAATCAAACACTTTTAGAACAAATTGAGTATTTAATATACAGTATGTAA
- a CDS encoding PAS domain-containing protein yields MVRELGENDFIVSKTDTKGRITYVNKNFMNLAEYTEEELLGKPHSIIRHPDMPKAVFKLLWDRIQAKEEIFAFVVNKTKNNNSYWVYANVTPSLDERGNIIGYYSVRRKPNAQALEAIKPIYSKMLQAEKSGGVESGMKILTDLLDQEGVSYDEYIISLQK; encoded by the coding sequence ATGGTAAGAGAATTAGGTGAAAATGACTTTATTGTCTCTAAGACAGATACAAAAGGCCGTATCACATATGTCAATAAAAATTTTATGAATTTAGCAGAATACACAGAAGAGGAACTCCTTGGAAAGCCTCACAGCATTATTCGTCATCCAGATATGCCAAAAGCAGTTTTTAAACTGCTTTGGGACAGAATTCAGGCAAAAGAGGAAATTTTTGCCTTTGTTGTGAACAAAACAAAGAACAACAACTCTTACTGGGTGTATGCCAACGTAACACCTTCTCTGGATGAACGCGGCAATATAATCGGATATTACTCAGTCAGAAGAAAACCCAATGCGCAGGCACTTGAAGCAATCAAACCAATTTACAGCAAAATGCTTCAGGCTGAAAAAAGCGGCGGCGTGGAATCAGGCATGAAAATTTTAACAGATTTACTAGATCAAGAAGGAGTCAGCTATGATGAATACATCATCTC
- a CDS encoding peptide deformylase, with the protein MVKEIIKYPTTPSLEFGANVRHFNQELFDLIKDLKDTIEANNLDALSAFQIGSPYAVIVIKKDDGEFLELINPRIIKREGTITPVESTAYFPGLSAKTKRYEKIKLMYEDRDANQQFLEAEGDLAVTIQRKLDYVFGSNFRVRLDDNERKLLDSKLEFGTDAITDNGCPTTFKRDKLLHLIKFVFVASLLALITKFFLSEENLSILKSAENYAMLSILILTVIYFFYAIHEGKQYKNCSSCQIGNIIGVTGITLAKLLVLFGANYFLLW; encoded by the coding sequence ATGGTAAAAGAGATTATAAAATACCCGACAACACCAAGTTTGGAGTTTGGTGCAAATGTCAGGCACTTCAATCAAGAACTTTTTGATTTGATAAAAGATTTAAAAGATACAATAGAGGCAAACAATTTAGATGCACTCTCTGCTTTTCAAATAGGCTCGCCTTATGCCGTTATTGTTATAAAAAAAGATGACGGAGAATTTTTGGAATTAATCAATCCAAGGATTATTAAACGTGAGGGAACGATCACTCCTGTAGAATCAACAGCTTACTTTCCGGGTCTGAGTGCTAAAACAAAACGGTATGAAAAAATAAAACTGATGTATGAAGACAGAGATGCAAACCAGCAGTTTTTAGAAGCTGAGGGTGATTTAGCCGTCACCATACAAAGAAAACTTGACTATGTTTTCGGCTCAAATTTCAGGGTGAGACTTGATGACAATGAACGAAAACTTTTAGACTCAAAGCTTGAATTTGGAACAGATGCCATTACAGACAACGGCTGTCCTACCACATTTAAACGAGACAAATTACTGCATCTTATAAAATTTGTCTTTGTTGCATCACTTTTAGCACTGATTACAAAATTCTTTTTATCTGAAGAAAACCTCTCTATTTTAAAAAGCGCAGAAAATTATGCAATGCTGAGTATACTTATTCTGACTGTCATCTACTTTTTTTATGCAATACATGAAGGCAAACAGTATAAAAACTGTTCATCATGTCAAATAGGAAATATTATAGGGGTTACAGGTATAACTTTAGCTAAGTTATTGGTACTTTTTGGGGCAAATTACTTTTTACTTTGGTAA
- a CDS encoding SUV3 C-terminal domain-containing protein, with the protein MARKNKKNSKINQRIKKYFDDDPFDVGIERVEAKTLSELFATLGIYDIDHNKTLMVKTLRMIWSEADSGMRHDILNFFESDGRVYKSEKPKEHVGFDREDKINAILEELDVNQEEAVRLHEAYANVRSKKITIEKMESSLRHIRFEMKKEKLERELEGLFDLDDCFEFNASLKYELYEQSFHKILTLKTKPYSYEYIETAPFEAIVEKIGQDKVTTLKQKQQSINKFLSSLKHPHSYLSTKEILDSLRASPPKSKVNYPLISHKVLKNIIKAKIDAEGVELHDEEVLIRLNEQVNLPYSDKKFSYKLELHVELDGLLEEIWNSKRFNFDTILAEVKKEHEDDFLLSLDALVKECAEYAQLLHFTPEELHERVYEFLFELLPMTLTITPKIHRKITRRFLHSIHDELIKKQRQELLARTIRDFKNLFPIARSMQRKLVLHIGPTNSGKTYEAMQALKEADTGYYLAPLRLLALEGYETLKAEGIESSLITGEEQILDDEATHISSTIEMMNYDVDVDVCVIDEVQMIDDRDRGWAWANAIIGAPAKEVIMTGSPNVKEAIIALAEYLGEELEIREFERKNPLELLEKPTHPKDVEAATAIIAFSRKDVLRLKQNFSKDFEVSVVYGNLSPEVRREEARRFREGETQILVATDAIAMGMNLPIKTVLFSKAEKFDGIIQRNLFPSEIHQIAGRAGRYGLHENGYVGALHADALNIVKKNFNKRAKEINVPFKVMANLEHIKLVSTILEENSLEEILRFFIKNMVFDGPFYAASLDDMLEASRIVDSYDLDIATKYHLACAPLTLKSAYIISAYERYINALEKKEPVYYHAPKLTGSYAQTSEELLRAEDMVKEISLYLWLSYRFNEYFVDENKARAYRGVLNKYIEETLRQTQLAQTCKLCGTALPTNSKYSICQSCFKKNYVHKRGHRRSPR; encoded by the coding sequence ATGGCAAGAAAAAATAAAAAAAATAGTAAAATTAACCAAAGAATTAAAAAATATTTTGATGATGACCCTTTTGATGTGGGGATAGAACGTGTTGAAGCAAAAACACTCAGTGAACTTTTTGCAACACTGGGCATATATGATATAGACCACAATAAAACATTGATGGTAAAAACACTCCGAATGATTTGGAGTGAAGCAGACAGCGGTATGCGTCATGATATTCTTAACTTTTTTGAGAGTGACGGACGGGTGTACAAGTCAGAAAAACCAAAAGAACATGTGGGGTTTGACAGAGAAGATAAAATCAATGCTATTTTAGAAGAACTTGATGTTAACCAGGAAGAGGCTGTGCGTCTGCATGAAGCTTATGCCAATGTCAGAAGCAAAAAAATCACAATAGAAAAAATGGAATCATCTCTGCGTCATATTCGTTTTGAGATGAAAAAAGAGAAGCTTGAACGCGAGTTAGAGGGACTGTTTGATTTGGATGACTGCTTTGAGTTCAATGCTTCATTAAAGTATGAGCTGTATGAGCAAAGTTTTCATAAGATTTTGACACTTAAAACCAAGCCTTATTCTTATGAGTACATCGAAACTGCGCCTTTTGAGGCAATAGTAGAAAAAATAGGGCAGGATAAAGTTACAACACTCAAGCAAAAGCAGCAGAGTATTAACAAATTTTTAAGCTCTTTAAAGCATCCTCATTCTTATTTGAGCACCAAAGAGATTTTGGATTCCCTGCGGGCATCGCCTCCAAAATCAAAAGTAAACTATCCGTTAATATCACACAAGGTTTTAAAAAATATTATTAAAGCTAAAATAGATGCCGAGGGTGTTGAACTTCATGATGAAGAGGTTTTAATCCGTCTAAATGAGCAGGTAAATCTGCCTTACAGCGATAAGAAATTTTCTTATAAATTGGAGTTACATGTAGAGCTTGACGGTCTTTTAGAAGAGATATGGAACTCAAAGCGATTTAACTTTGATACTATTTTGGCAGAGGTAAAAAAAGAGCATGAAGATGACTTTTTGCTCTCTCTTGACGCGCTGGTAAAAGAGTGTGCAGAATATGCACAGCTGCTGCACTTTACACCCGAAGAACTGCATGAAAGAGTCTATGAGTTTTTGTTTGAACTGCTGCCGATGACGTTGACTATTACACCTAAAATACACAGAAAAATAACACGCAGATTTTTGCACTCAATTCATGATGAATTGATTAAAAAGCAGCGTCAGGAACTTTTGGCTCGCACTATTCGTGATTTTAAAAACCTGTTTCCGATTGCGCGGAGTATGCAGAGAAAACTTGTACTGCATATCGGTCCTACAAACAGCGGTAAAACTTATGAAGCAATGCAAGCTCTTAAAGAAGCTGACACGGGCTATTATCTTGCACCTTTGCGGCTTTTGGCGCTGGAGGGGTATGAAACGCTCAAAGCAGAGGGTATTGAAAGCTCGCTCATAACAGGTGAAGAGCAGATTCTTGATGACGAGGCAACACACATCAGTTCAACGATTGAGATGATGAATTATGATGTGGATGTTGATGTCTGTGTCATAGATGAAGTACAAATGATAGATGACAGAGACCGCGGCTGGGCATGGGCAAATGCTATTATCGGTGCTCCTGCAAAAGAGGTCATTATGACGGGCTCGCCAAATGTCAAAGAGGCGATTATTGCACTTGCGGAGTATTTGGGCGAGGAGCTTGAAATAAGAGAGTTTGAACGAAAAAATCCTCTGGAACTTTTAGAAAAACCGACACACCCAAAAGATGTAGAAGCAGCAACTGCCATTATCGCCTTTAGCAGAAAAGATGTTTTAAGGCTGAAGCAGAATTTTTCAAAAGATTTTGAAGTAAGTGTAGTGTACGGGAACCTTTCTCCCGAAGTCAGACGTGAAGAGGCAAGGCGTTTTCGAGAAGGTGAAACGCAAATACTTGTTGCGACAGATGCAATAGCAATGGGTATGAATCTGCCTATAAAAACTGTGCTGTTTTCAAAAGCCGAAAAATTTGATGGTATCATACAAAGAAATCTTTTTCCATCAGAAATACATCAGATTGCAGGACGGGCAGGGCGTTACGGTCTGCATGAAAACGGGTATGTCGGAGCTTTGCATGCAGATGCTTTGAATATAGTCAAGAAGAATTTTAATAAGAGAGCAAAAGAGATAAATGTTCCTTTTAAGGTTATGGCAAATTTGGAACACATAAAACTCGTCAGCACAATATTGGAAGAAAATTCTTTAGAAGAAATTTTGCGATTTTTTATAAAAAATATGGTTTTTGACGGTCCTTTTTATGCAGCTTCACTTGATGATATGCTTGAAGCATCGCGTATAGTAGACAGCTATGATTTGGATATTGCAACAAAGTATCATCTCGCCTGTGCCCCTTTGACTTTAAAATCAGCTTATATTATCAGCGCTTATGAGCGTTATATCAATGCTTTGGAGAAAAAAGAGCCGGTCTATTATCATGCACCCAAGCTGACAGGTTCGTATGCACAAACCTCGGAAGAACTCCTGCGTGCGGAAGATATGGTTAAAGAGATTTCTTTGTATTTGTGGCTGAGTTATCGTTTTAATGAGTATTTTGTAGATGAAAACAAAGCAAGGGCATACAGAGGCGTTTTGAACAAGTATATAGAAGAGACACTCAGACAAACACAGCTTGCACAGACCTGTAAACTCTGTGGTACGGCATTGCCGACAAATTCAAAATACAGTATCTGCCAGTCGTGTTTTAAAAAGAATTATGTGCATAAAAGAGGGCACAGGCGCTCACCGCGCTAA
- a CDS encoding methyl-accepting chemotaxis protein encodes MLASVKSKVILSIVSLSILGLIGMSYYLSSTLHSLSNTTAKKSLKMLSESIFQTMTTSMMMGDPEVVETAFKSAKGIDGIADLKITKSKAVIEVYAPNEKYTTDPLLSDVLQNKTTKIIESDENGNHIIRMIKPMIAEQRCLQCHYNAQVGYALGAMDLTISLDKNDDAITQTNTTLIISLIIGGIAFSIVALIFFGREIFTPLNNLKERIADLVSGDKDLTKRLAHKKGNEFGETANEVNHFIQMIQSTVNEVKSLGEQNNEIASEIEISSHVIRKGVQQEREIVSQTSQKSEDIQNILDETIQAATTTQETIIEAEKELAKAHNSLANLNNEVETFVESENELSNELLVLKNDADQVKDVLNVIKEIAEQTNLLALNAAIEAARAGEHGRGFAVVADEVRKLAERTQKSLAEIDISVSTIVQAINDVSDKMTINAQNIEALVNISDDVEQKISLTSNAMQTSTQMANKSKNDSEKMSQNIQEIISYIGKIETLSTANGTSVMSIESDLQKLVHVASSLQETIDEFKS; translated from the coding sequence ATGTTAGCATCAGTAAAATCAAAAGTAATTCTTTCCATTGTCTCTCTGAGTATCCTCGGACTCATTGGGATGTCTTATTATCTCTCTTCGACACTGCACAGTCTTTCAAATACTACGGCAAAAAAATCTTTAAAGATGCTCAGTGAATCAATCTTTCAAACTATGACAACAAGCATGATGATGGGTGATCCTGAAGTTGTTGAAACTGCCTTTAAAAGTGCAAAAGGTATTGATGGAATTGCTGACTTGAAAATTACTAAATCAAAGGCAGTTATAGAGGTATATGCTCCGAATGAAAAGTACACTACAGACCCTCTGCTAAGTGATGTCTTACAAAACAAAACGACAAAAATCATTGAAAGTGATGAAAACGGTAATCACATCATTCGTATGATTAAACCCATGATTGCGGAGCAGAGATGTCTGCAGTGCCACTATAATGCACAGGTTGGTTATGCACTTGGTGCAATGGACTTGACAATATCTCTTGATAAAAACGACGATGCAATCACTCAAACCAATACAACACTTATTATCTCTTTAATTATCGGCGGTATTGCTTTTAGTATTGTAGCTTTAATCTTTTTTGGCCGTGAAATTTTCACACCGCTGAATAATCTCAAAGAGAGAATTGCAGACCTTGTCAGCGGAGACAAAGACTTAACAAAACGACTTGCACATAAAAAAGGCAATGAGTTTGGAGAAACAGCCAATGAAGTCAACCATTTTATCCAAATGATTCAATCTACTGTCAATGAAGTGAAATCTTTGGGTGAACAAAACAATGAAATTGCTTCTGAAATTGAAATTTCCTCACATGTAATACGCAAAGGCGTACAGCAAGAGAGAGAAATCGTTTCACAAACAAGCCAAAAAAGTGAAGATATTCAAAATATTTTAGATGAAACCATACAAGCTGCAACGACAACACAAGAGACTATAATAGAAGCAGAAAAAGAACTGGCAAAAGCACATAATTCATTGGCGAACTTGAACAATGAAGTAGAAACTTTTGTAGAAAGTGAAAATGAACTCTCTAACGAACTTTTAGTCCTTAAAAATGATGCCGATCAGGTCAAAGATGTACTCAATGTTATCAAAGAGATAGCAGAACAGACAAATCTTCTCGCACTCAACGCTGCTATTGAAGCAGCACGTGCGGGTGAACACGGACGCGGGTTTGCCGTTGTTGCCGATGAAGTAAGAAAGCTTGCAGAACGTACACAAAAAAGTTTGGCAGAGATAGATATAAGCGTAAGCACCATTGTTCAGGCAATCAATGATGTCAGTGATAAAATGACAATAAATGCGCAAAATATAGAAGCACTTGTCAATATATCTGATGATGTCGAGCAAAAAATTTCACTCACTTCTAATGCGATGCAAACATCAACACAAATGGCAAACAAATCAAAAAATGATAGTGAAAAAATGTCTCAAAACATTCAAGAGATTATTTCCTATATTGGAAAAATTGAAACACTCTCAACAGCTAACGGTACAAGTGTTATGAGTATTGAAAGTGATTTACAAAAACTCGTGCATGTCGCTTCATCTTTACAAGAAACTATTGACGAGTTTAAAAGTTAG
- a CDS encoding EAL domain-containing protein: MDKVALRSIINSTKTLKVLFVEDDDTSREALTQFMSVFFDVIIEAYNGEDGWNKFNDDDFDLVITDINMPKINGLELAAMIREVKPYLPILIVSAHRETSFFLESIKLNVDGYILKPFEMDQFLSVLSKVVHRIDTERELAEYQQNLENMVHEKTKELEHKCLHEYYTDLPNEIMLRDDLMAQEYAYMLLLDISHFSVLNKEYGKDFATHIIIRTARILEKHIHNDAKLYKVESDRFAILVKSTEVKKVNEYCDQIVSFFDMKNVKVDDTELNVTFNIGVDKVRADVSETLINCEYALDKSKELGSRHYEIYSENHAVFVDEKDAIKWLRLTRELIVEEKIVPHFQPIMNTKTGEIYKYEALARGFHNNEIIAPYYFIASAEKLGLSTAITRLMINKSFAFFEDKTVQFSINLTERDLLEGYLIKFLNEKLKQYNITPNRVTFEILENITVAKSSQRITKKLNKLRGMGFKIAVDDFGIENSNFSRLLEIQLDFIKIDGLFIKDLKTNPRNRTITKAIVNLAKTLGIKTVAEYVEDEEIYELIKGCGIDYAQGYHIGKAEEYLI; this comes from the coding sequence ATGGATAAAGTTGCATTAAGAAGCATTATAAACAGTACAAAAACATTAAAAGTTTTGTTTGTTGAAGATGATGACACTTCCAGAGAAGCTTTAACCCAGTTTATGAGCGTGTTTTTTGATGTTATCATCGAAGCATATAACGGGGAAGACGGATGGAACAAATTTAATGACGATGATTTTGATTTAGTTATTACAGATATAAATATGCCAAAAATAAACGGCTTGGAACTTGCAGCGATGATAAGGGAAGTAAAGCCTTATCTCCCTATTTTAATCGTTTCGGCACATAGAGAAACAAGTTTCTTTTTGGAAAGTATTAAACTCAATGTTGACGGCTATATATTAAAGCCTTTTGAAATGGATCAGTTTTTGTCGGTACTTTCAAAAGTCGTGCACAGAATCGATACAGAAAGAGAACTAGCCGAGTATCAGCAAAATTTAGAAAATATGGTACATGAAAAAACAAAAGAGTTAGAACATAAATGCCTGCATGAGTATTATACCGATTTGCCTAATGAGATTATGCTCAGAGATGATTTGATGGCGCAAGAGTATGCTTATATGCTGCTTTTGGATATTTCCCATTTTTCTGTGTTAAACAAAGAATACGGAAAAGACTTTGCAACGCATATTATCATTAGAACAGCCAGAATTTTAGAAAAACATATACATAATGATGCAAAACTTTACAAAGTAGAGTCAGACAGATTTGCCATACTCGTAAAAAGTACAGAAGTCAAAAAAGTCAATGAATACTGTGATCAGATAGTTTCATTTTTTGACATGAAAAATGTTAAAGTTGACGATACAGAGCTGAATGTGACTTTTAATATAGGTGTAGACAAAGTAAGAGCAGATGTGAGTGAAACACTGATAAACTGTGAGTACGCTCTTGATAAATCAAAAGAACTCGGCAGCAGGCATTATGAAATATATAGTGAAAACCATGCTGTTTTTGTAGATGAAAAAGATGCCATTAAATGGTTGAGACTTACAAGGGAGTTAATAGTTGAAGAAAAAATTGTACCACATTTTCAGCCTATTATGAATACCAAAACAGGTGAAATTTATAAGTACGAAGCCTTGGCAAGAGGATTTCACAACAATGAAATAATAGCTCCCTATTACTTTATAGCGTCTGCCGAGAAGCTTGGACTCTCTACTGCAATTACACGCCTGATGATAAATAAAAGTTTTGCATTTTTTGAAGATAAAACAGTACAGTTCTCCATTAATCTTACAGAAAGAGATTTGCTCGAGGGTTATTTGATAAAATTTTTAAATGAAAAACTCAAACAGTACAATATAACTCCGAATCGTGTTACTTTTGAGATTTTAGAAAATATTACCGTGGCAAAAAGCTCTCAAAGAATTACGAAAAAGCTCAATAAACTCAGGGGAATGGGTTTTAAAATTGCAGTAGATGATTTTGGCATTGAAAACTCAAACTTTAGCAGACTTTTGGAAATACAGCTTGACTTTATAAAAATAGACGGACTTTTTATAAAAGACTTGAAAACAAATCCGAGAAACAGAACAATTACAAAAGCCATAGTAAATTTGGCAAAAACGCTCGGTATCAAGACGGTTGCTGAATATGTAGAAGATGAAGAGATATATGAACTAATCAAAGGCTGCGGAATTGATTATGCACAGGGCTATCACATTGGTAAGGCAGAAGAATATCTGATTTAA
- a CDS encoding MFS transporter — protein MFVLLSVFYYFYFSIVGIYIIFLPKVLSGVGYDASEIGIIFAASPLVRFILPFLFMRGLTLNATIFKSSLFIVVASALSFYFSLEHFYALLLSNVFLGLGMSLMLPFVEVISLHSIGKERYGKVRLFGSLGFIAVALVLVKFLSSAYVALDFLLVLTLLTAFVAYKVLHRAPDTTYAKEEHVKNDINIFKDWRLWGGLILVQMSFGSFYNFFTIYETDHGISLDMTVYLWSFGVLIEVLMFFFQGGLLRGNLLNLLRFTALATVLRWFLVFLFPQNLAILFFSQALHALSFALFHTAAISYLFHLYKHKSLSQQLFSGLTYGFGGLGGALIAGYVYEYYPKYLFLTSSLMAFGAFLLFMAVNDKKIENLRCSISRES, from the coding sequence ATGTTCGTATTATTGTCTGTTTTTTATTATTTTTATTTTTCCATTGTAGGAATATACATTATATTTTTACCAAAAGTTCTCAGCGGTGTGGGGTATGATGCAAGTGAGATAGGTATTATCTTTGCGGCATCGCCTTTAGTGCGCTTTATCCTGCCTTTTTTGTTTATGCGTGGACTGACACTAAATGCCACAATTTTTAAGAGCTCTTTGTTTATTGTCGTTGCAAGTGCGCTCTCTTTTTACTTCTCTTTGGAACATTTTTATGCATTATTGCTCTCAAATGTCTTTCTCGGACTGGGCATGAGTCTGATGCTGCCTTTTGTGGAAGTAATTTCTTTGCACAGTATCGGCAAAGAACGTTACGGCAAAGTACGGCTTTTCGGTTCTTTGGGTTTTATAGCAGTCGCACTTGTTTTGGTGAAGTTTTTAAGTTCTGCCTATGTGGCACTTGATTTTTTGCTTGTTTTGACTCTTTTGACTGCTTTTGTTGCTTATAAGGTATTGCACCGTGCACCCGATACAACCTATGCTAAAGAAGAACATGTCAAAAATGATATAAATATATTTAAAGATTGGAGACTTTGGGGCGGACTTATCTTGGTACAGATGAGTTTTGGCTCTTTTTACAACTTTTTTACGATTTATGAAACAGACCATGGCATTAGTTTGGATATGACGGTATATTTATGGAGTTTCGGTGTGTTGATTGAAGTACTGATGTTTTTCTTTCAAGGCGGACTTTTGCGGGGAAATCTGCTGAATTTACTGCGTTTTACGGCACTGGCAACTGTTTTGCGATGGTTTTTGGTTTTTTTATTCCCTCAGAACTTAGCGATTCTCTTTTTCTCTCAGGCCCTGCATGCACTGAGTTTCGCACTCTTTCACACGGCGGCTATCAGCTATCTTTTTCATCTGTATAAGCATAAAAGCCTTTCTCAGCAGCTTTTTTCAGGGTTGACTTACGGGTTTGGAGGTCTTGGCGGGGCGCTTATTGCCGGGTATGTTTATGAGTATTATCCGAAATATTTGTTTTTGACATCAAGTCTGATGGCGTTTGGAGCGTTTTTGCTTTTTATGGCTGTAAATGATAAAAAAATTGAAAATCTGCGCTGTTCTATAAGTCGAGAAAGCTGA